One Brassica napus cultivar Da-Ae chromosome C4, Da-Ae, whole genome shotgun sequence genomic region harbors:
- the LOC106449633 gene encoding arabinogalactan protein 24-like: MMMKKMFVQIAVFCLLATIAAVSGHEGHVHSPAPAPAPGPATNSAVVPTTNMFTGLAFAAVALVLGLNH; encoded by the coding sequence atgatgatgaagaagatgttTGTTCAGATCGCAGTGTTTTGTCTATTGGCTACGATCGCAGCCGTCTCCGGCCACGAAGGTCACGTTCACAGCCCGGCTCCGGCACCGGCACCGGGACCGGCAACTAACTCAGCTGTCGTTCCAACCACCAACATGTTCACCGGATTGGCTTTTGCTGCCGTAGCGCTTGTTCTTGGTCTCAACCACTGA
- the LOC106391002 gene encoding AUGMIN subunit 6-like — protein MTMDREKERELELESAMYTNCLLLGLDPSVIGLGSSNGTPRVGLFRHSNPKLGEQLLYFILSSLRGPAQSSKDFDKVWPIFDSAQSRDFRKVVQGIISELESQGALPRSNSRVSSLATCCGPRFVELLWQLSLHALREVHRRTFPADVASNPLPSSLTDVSFSHAATLLPVTKARIVLERRRFLKDAETAVQRQAMWSNLAHEMTAEFRGLCAEEAYLQQELEKLNDLRNKVKQEGEVWDDLVSSSSQNSHLVSKSTRLWDSIMARKGQHEVLASGPIEDLIAHREHRYRISGSSLLAAMDQSSQVPRAELLSAHSDDSSRPLADDKELSDGSFANMHDQHSLGDSFETNSQASDETLSRVDDRGGKINQTVDVAEIIRRWTHALQRIHKQSLQLAKANDGEGPDILRTANDGGTSGHVESLAATLTEHQQHLASFQVLINQLKEVSPAIQKSILECTEKVSNLPPTLPPATRSNGQAASLLQSQRSGRITEGVSNDVAELTSKMSNVQLEKVSASPTLKLPQLFSSTPTSSGKGGNGQKRHPMSSEVNKMESSSEKNTTEQQPLSQTRADNLPTDTNSSFVQNLKKSVREAALLIPSSAGSSRDSQSDEGSEHYFVPLSGTGFSRFTSETKGLPHRGSRLLTSLSEPSFLEPNVPHSLAPSKYSDIPDTFDDLDSFKDYHNGNGFLSVAGSNSVASDAQQSFYDVEDQVFSPPLLMDPSLLSDTYEDLLAPLSQTDAALMEL, from the exons ATGACGATGGAcagagagaaggagagggaaCTTGAGCTCGAGAGTGCAATGTACACCAACTGCTTACTCTTAGGTTTGGATCCGAGCGTGATCGGGCTCGGATCCTCCAACGGCACGCCTCGGGTGGGGTTATTCCGCCATTCCAACCCGAAGCTCGGAGAACAGCTTCTCTACTtcatcctctcttctctccgagGACCTGCTCAGTCTTCAAAG GATTTCGATAAGGTCTGGCCAATTTTCGATTCGGCTCAGTCTCGCGATTTTCGAAAG GTTGTTCAAGGGATTATAAGCGAGCTTGAATCACAAGGGGCATTACCAAGGAGTAACTCTAGGGTTTCATCACTTGCCACTTGCTGTGGACCAAG GTTTGTGGAGCTCTTATGGCAACTTTCACTGCATGCGTTGAGAGAAGTTCATAGACGGACATTTCCTGCTGATGTGGCTTCCAATCCCTTGCCTTCTTCCCTAACTGACGTATCCTTCTCACATGCTGCTACGTTGCTTCCTGTTACCAAG GCACGGATAGTGCTTGAGCGCCGTAGGTTCCTTAAAGACGCAGAAACTGCGGTACAAAGACAGGCAATGTGGTCTAATTTAGCCCATGAGATGACTGCAGAGTTCCGTGGTCTCTGTGCTGAAGAG GCTTACCTGCAACAGGAACTAGAAAAACTTAACGATTTAAGAAACAAAGTTAAGCAGGAAGGAGAAGTGTGGGATGATCTTGTGTCTAGCTCCAGCCAAAATTCTCATCTAGTTTCAAAGTCCACTCGGTTATGGGATTCTATAATGGCTCGTAAAG GTCAGCATGAAGTTCTTGCGTCAGGTCCCATTGAGGATTTGATAGCACACAGGGAGCATAG ATACCGAATTTCAGGATCATCCCTACTTGCAGCGATGGACCAGAGTTCTCAAGTTCCTCGTGCAGAATTGCTCTCTGCCCATTCAGATGATTCTTCTCGGCCACTTGCAGATGACAAAGAACTAAGTGATGGGTCGTTCGCAAACATGCATGATCAGCATTCTCTAGGAGACAGTTTCGAAACCAACTCACAAGCAAGTGATGAAACACTTTCTCGAGTAGATGACAGAGGTGGAAAAATCAACCAGACAGTTGATGTAGCGGAAATAATAAGGCGCTGGACACACGCATTGCAGCGTATTCATAAACAGTCTCTTCAGCTG GCTAAAGCAAATGACGGGGAAGGTCCAGATATTTTGCGGACTGCAAATGATGGTGGTACAAGTGGGCATGTTGAATCATTGGCTGCAACTTTGACTGAACATCAACAACATTTAGCTAGCTTTCAG GTACTCATCAACCAATTAAAAGAAGTTTCTCCAGCCATACAGAAATCTATATTAGAATGTACTGAGAAGGTTAGTAATCTTCCCCCAACCTTACCTCCAGCTACGAGAAGTAACGGGCAAGCAGCTTCACTTCTGCAATCTCAGCGGAGTGGGAGAATTACG GAAGGTGTATCCAATGATGTTGCTGAGCTGACCTCGAAGATGTCTAATGTTCAGCTCGAGAAGGTCTCAGCCAGTCCTACGTTAAAGCTGCCACAATTATTTAGCTCGACTCCTACTTCTTCTGGTAAAGGTGGAAATGGACAAAAGCGACACCCAATGTCTTCTGAAGTCAACAAAATGGAAAGCTCGTCTGAGAAGAACACTACTGAGCAACAACCGCTGTCACAGACTCGAGCAGACAACTTGCCGACTG ATACCAACAGTTCTTTTGTCCAGAACCTGAAGAAATCTGTAAGGGAGGCTGCTCTATTGATCCCATCTTCAGCAGGATCATCACGGGACAGTCAATCCGATGAAGGCTCCGAGCATTATTTCGTACCTCTTTCAGGAACAGGCTTTTCCCGATTTACATCGGAAACCAAAGGCCTGCCTCACAGAGGGTCGAGGTTACTTACCTCTCTGAGCGAGCCTTCCTTTCTTGAACCCAATGTTCCCCATAGCCTAGCCCCAAGCAAGTACAGCGATATACCTGACACGTTTGATGATCTGGATTCGTTCAAAGATTACCATAACGGGAACGGGTTTCTCTCAGTAGCTGGATCGAACAGTGTAGCTTCTGATGCACAACAATCGTTTTACGACGTTGAAGACCAAGTGTTCTCTCCACCATTACTAATGGACCCGTCCCTGTTATCAGATACCTACGAAGACTTGTTAG CTCCTTTGTCACAAACCGATGCTGCTTTAATGGAGctttag